One window of Perca fluviatilis chromosome 12, GENO_Pfluv_1.0, whole genome shotgun sequence genomic DNA carries:
- the crygs3 gene encoding crystallin, gamma S3, with translation MERVGKITFYEDRNFQGRYYECTSDCPELNTHFSRCNSVRVESGAWVLYERPNYLGYQYILTRGEYPDYQRWMGINDSIRSCRIIRNGSGAFRIRVYEHPDFSGQMLESTEDLKNLPERWHLLETHSAQVQDGAWVFYELPNYRGRQYLLERGVYRRFTEWAAMNPTVGSFRRVLNF, from the exons ATGGAGCGTGTGGGAAAG ATCACGTTTTATGAAGACAGAAACTTCCAAGGTCGCTATTATGAGTGCACCAGTGACTGTCCCGAGCTTAACACCCACTTCAGCCGCTGCAACTCTGTTCGTGTGGAGAGCGGGGCCTGGGTTCTGTATGAGAGGCCCAACTACCTGGGCTACCAGTATATCCTGACCAGGGGGGAGTACCCTGATTACCAGCGCTGGATGGGCATCAACGACAGCATCAGGTCCTGCCGGATCATACGAAAT GGATCTGGTGCGTTCAGGATTCGTGTCTATGAGCATCCTGACTTTAGTGGCCAGATGTTGGAGTCCACCGAAGATCTGAAGAACCTGCCTGAACGCTGGCACCTCCTTGAGACTCATTCCGCCCAGGTGCAGGATGGCGCCTGGGTCTTCTACGAGCTTCCCAACTACCGTGGACGCCAGTACCTGCTGGAGAGAGGAGTGTACCGCCGCTTCACTGAGTGGGCAGCCATGAACCCCACTGTGGGGTCCTTCCGCCGTGTTCTCAACTTTTag
- the LOC120569310 gene encoding gamma-crystallin S-like: MGKIAFFEDKNFQGQSHECSTDCPDLRSCFGCCNSIRMESGCWVLYKHPNYTGNQYILSSGEYPDQQHHHLDSIKSCRSIKNVYGKSWKIPFYERPNFDGQSLELTEDMKSIQEKWLRREVQSCKVLEGSWIFFEHPNFCGRQYLLEKGEYRHHSEWGALKPTVGSIKIIIEL, translated from the exons atGGGAAAG ATTGCATTCTTCGAGGATAAGAATTTCCAAGGCCAAAGCCATGAGTGCAGCACTGACTGTCCTGACCTGCGCTCTTGCTTTGGCTGTTGCAACTCCATTAGGATGGAGAGTGGCTGCTGGGTGCTGTACAAGCATCCCAACTACACTGGCAACCAGTACATCCTGAGCTCCGGGGAATACCCCGATCAGCAACATCATCATCTTGATAGCATCAAGTCATGTCGCTCTATCAAAAAT GTATATGGAAAGTCCTGGAAGATCCCATTCTACGAA CGGCCAAACTTTGACGGCCAATCTTTGGAGTTGACAGAAGACATGAAGTCTATCCAGGAGAAATGGCTCAGACGTGAAGTCCAGTCCTGCAAGGTCCTGGAGGGCTCCTGGATCTTCTTTGAACATCCCAACTTCTGTGGTCGGCAGTACCTGCTGGAGAAAGGGGAGTACCGACACCACTCGGAGTGGGGAGCTCTCAAACCAACTGTGGGCTCCATCAAAATAATCATTGAGCTGTGA
- the LOC120569952 gene encoding gamma-crystallin M3-like translates to MGKIIFYEDRNFQGRSYECMSDCSDMTSYLSRCHSCRVESGCFMVYERPNYMGNQYFLRRGEYSDYLSFGMSDSIRSCRLIPQHRGQFRMKIYERENFQGQSHELMEDCVNIQDRYRMNDCQSCHVMDGHWLMYEQPNYRGRMMYLRPGEYKSMRDVGFSGMKLSSVRRIMDSC, encoded by the exons ATGGGCAAG ATTATCTTCTACGAGGACAGGAACTTCCAGGGTCGTTCCTATGAGTGCATGAGCGACTGCTCTGACATGACCTCCTACCTGAGCAGGTGCCACTCCTGCAGGGTGGAGAGCGGCTGCTTCATGGTCTACGAGCGCCCAAACTACATGGGAAACCAGTACTTCCTGAGGAGAGGAGAGTACTCAGACTACTTGTCTTTTGGCATGAGTGACTCAATCCGATCCTGCCGTTTAATTCCTCAG CACAGAGGCCAGTTCAGGATGAAGATCTACGAGAGAGAGAACTTCCAGGGCCAGAGTCATGAGCTGATGGAGGACTGCGTCAACATCCAGGACCGTTACCGTATGAACGACTGCCAGTCCTGCCACGTGATGGACGGCCACTGGCTGATGTACGAGCAGCCCAACTACAGAGGCAGGATGATGTACCTGAGGCCCGGAGAATACAAGAGCATGAGAGATGTGGGATTCAGCGGCATGAAGCTTAGCTCTGTCAGGCGTATAATGGATTCCTGTTGa